In a single window of the Coffea eugenioides isolate CCC68of chromosome 3, Ceug_1.0, whole genome shotgun sequence genome:
- the LOC113765827 gene encoding adhesive plaque matrix protein 2-like produces the protein MASFHTHAIFISAIVLILQPWCAASNIFSPIFDALCDKMECGKGTCKRSQNSTLGFVCECDDGWKQASLPLFHVDDLKFLPCVVPNSCHWIDCGGGTCNRTSFFKYSCECEEGYYNLHNHTGLPCYNDCALGNNCSKLGNELPDSSQQSSAATCRDKGDAKWLIISTLFSVPGIVGVVI, from the exons ATGGCTTCTTTTCATACGCATGCAATCTTCATTAGTGCAATCGTTCTTATTCTACAGCCTTGGTGTGCTGCAAGCAACATATTTTCACCAATCTTTG ATGCTCTATGCGATAAGATGGAATGTGGAAAGGGTACTTGCAAACGTTCACAAAACAGCACTCTTGGTTTTGTATGTGAATGTGATGATGGTTGGAAGCAAGCAAGTCTACCTCTATTTCATGTTGATGATCTCAAGTTTCTGCCTTGTGTGGTTCCCAACT CGTGCCATTGGATTGATTGTGGAGGCGGGACATGCAATAGGACCTCTTTCTTCAAGTATAGCTGTGAATGTGAAGAGGGTTACTACAATCTACACAACCACACTGGACTTCCCTGCTATAATGACT GTGCACTAGGAAATAACTGTTCGAAGCTTGGAAATGAGTTACCAGATTCCTCTCAGCAGAGTTCAGCTGCCACATGTAGAGACAAAG GAGATGCTAAGTGGTTGATTATCAGTACGCTATTTTCTGTTCCTGGAATAGTTGGGGTAGTCATATGA
- the LOC113764650 gene encoding putative protein phosphatase 2C-like protein 44 yields the protein MGLLDLHLKLKTFRLRRLLMGGEGDDKGKTASGGKRPSWMMPAVSHGYHVAEDRSFVAALSRGLELEPDKVVVQREEIQENELWFFGVFDARIGDGVSKYIQAHLFDKKVKESHMRKKTEDAIKRAHLNVRAKIREAEKVEDAWKVSSATAIVINGEKLVIANMGEYKAVLCRDGKAYQINREKQGGIRRRWSRKFIPGMNLQLRNLLSLANKSYKCSELVVVSERVESDTEFLILASIGIWEVMKHQEAVNLIRHIEDPQEAADCLAKEAVTRMSRSNISCLIIRFD from the exons ATGGGGCTGTTAGATCTTCATCTCAAGCTCAAG ACATTTAGGCTGAGGAGACTTCTAATGGGAGGTGAGGGAGATGACAAAGGAAAGACAGCAAGCGGAGGAAAAAGGCCCTCATGGATGATGCCTGCAGTATCACATGGATATCATGTAGCGGAAGATCGGTCATTTGTTGCAGCACTGAGTAGAGGGTTGGAGTTGGAACCGGACAAAGTTGTTGTACAAAGAGAAGAGATTCAAGAGAATGAATTGTGGTTCTTTGGAGTTTTTGATGCACGAATCGGTGATGGAGTCAGCAAGTACATTCAGGCACATTTGTTTGACAAGAAGGTGAAGGAG TCCCACATGAGGAAGAAGACGGAGGACGCCATAAAAAGGGCTCATTTGAATGTTAGAGCAAAGATCAGAGAAGCAGAGAAGGTAGAGGATGCATGGAAAGTGAGTTCAGCAACGGCAATTGTAATCAATGGGGAAAAGCTTGTCATAGCTAACATGGGGGAGTATAAAGCAGTTTTGTGTAGAGATGGCAAGGCTTATCAAATCAACAGAGAAAAACAAGGAGGGATTAGAAGACGTTGGTCGCGAAAATTTATCCCAGGCATGAATCTTCAGTTGAGAAATTTACTTTCTTT AGCAAATAAATCTTATAAATGCTCAGAACTCGTGGTGGTATCTGAAAGAGTAGAGTCTGATACGGAATTTCTAATCTTGGCGAGCATCGGCATATGGGAG GTGATGAAGCATCAGGAGGCTGTTAACCTTATCAGGCATATAGAAGATCCACAGGAAGCTGCTGATTGCTTAGCAAAAGAGGCTGTAACAAGAATGAGCAGAAGCAACATTTCTTGCTTGATCATTCGTTTCGATTGA
- the LOC113765828 gene encoding uncharacterized protein LOC113765828: protein MALSHLLRPKSVLKIDRYGFPKPIRWFSSQSSDIELGKSSKLKKTFMPREERAVAAESFVKRYMETNQGVFPKASHIQNEVGGSWHTVKAILCNIKDKILRTPVSDNHYVIDASATAEETASSAFVTYHSLVHDHSGSVVNTDQVLQPQDKDVSFGHSTTAAAVDASSALIVEPTASDATNMHKTSGSCELQTTSTVQCTNSGLDIHASQTDASEKVDVRLSMKYNSESMVQPNAVTDNSQLELDSLCIQPKESVSNMSETSDNGHVSSSEKLSHFEHDKMNSTGCHKWQENKTMSCVPSPNSSVEISPKSTLPDNSQKVGSLADIFKKFKDDASVADAKNGKLESKASLSSTLLSHGKDSNSQVDAKNGKLESKASLSSILLSHGKDSNSQVESPQASLSSILLSHTKDSNSQLESLFSSDILLPSKSINKCQDFRTNKLVSGGSENQRPEGEMIGSSVTQTVIPNMAESFTGSGNFMGFGGTKRVNNRVSEFITNKKKDISMRTLFEHLEVPARKNDTTRSEIKELVERIKGLAGEPSILRQKDNVSSCKTDENSQKSQLGFQSLASFNNCDKKERKMSSDCHADHRTSKNDDPLMVLPVGSRTQDDAGNSTGCSKQRGHTQFAVLMDKKELKEIQNKFLVMEELGQNKAVVKFLSTDVQENNIVKAFQHCGDILKVEIWSSEEDFYRSATIYFKTREGLRNALEETDIMVTNRNVTVEAAASAEDKSYRTSIPSLIGDPDVPAGLVKNPTRTIKITQLTCDISSDDVIAALTSCGSKVTGFFLGALDSVAFVEFETEDGKEIALAKHSLDVLGKRLQISRIDAPRTTAVRVLYNQSVKGSKIIQVCNSLGKTRFVRMRSPGIMDIHFKLAEWPNMLKILNRLNAVAIDGQTLLAQPASVFPPDILQILWSHPEERKHVKTVVQKLLQELGEDVVHKVGLTDLADFY, encoded by the exons ATGGCGCTCTCTCATCTTCTTCGACCGAAATCAGTCTTAAAAATTGACAGATACG GATTTCCAAAACCCATAAGATGGTTCTCTTCCCAATCTTCTGATATTGAGCTTGGGAAGTCatcaaaattgaagaaaacgTTTATGCCAAGGGAAGAAAGGGCTGTGGCTGCAGAGTCTTTTGTAAAGAG GTACATGGAAACAAATCAAGGAGTCTTTCCCAAGGCAAGCCATATTCAAAATGAGGTGGGTGGATCATGGCACACTGTGAAAGCAATTCTTTGCAACATAAAAGATAAGATACTCAGAACTCCTGTATCGGATAATCACTACGTTATTGATGCTTCAGCTACTGCAGAAGAGACTGCATCTTCTGCATTCGTGACCTATCATTCTCTAGTTCATGACCATTCTGGCTCTGTAGTCAACACAGACCAGGTGCTACAACCTCAGGATAAAGATGTAAGTTTTGGACATTCTACAACAGCGGCAGCAGTGGATGCTTCTTCTGCTTTGATAGTTGAACCAACAGCCTCAGATGCTACTAATATGCATAAAACTTCTGGTTCATGTGAGCTTCAAACAACATCTACTGTTCAGTGTACAAATTCTGGATTAGACATTCATGCAAGTCAGACAGATGCATCAGAAAAAGTTGACGTTCGCTTAAGTATGAAATACAATTCTGAGAGCATGGTTCAACCGAATGCTGTTACAGATAATTCACAGCTTGAGTTGGATAGCCTATGCATACAACCTAAAGAATCAGTCTCAAACATGTCTGAAACTTCAGATAATGGTCATGTTTCAAGTTCTGAGAAGTTGTCTCACTTTGAACATGATAAAATGAATTCGACTGGCTGTCACAAGTGGCAAGAGAATAAAACAATGAGTTGTGTCCCATCTCCAAATTCGAGTGTTGAAATCAGTCCGAAGTCTACTTTACCTGATAATTCACAGAAGGTCGGCAGCCTAGCAGATATCTTTAAGAAGTTTAAAGATGATGCATCAGTTGCTGATGCCAAGAATGGAAAATTGGAATCTAAGGCATCACTCTCTAGCACACTTCTTAGTCATGGAAAAGATAGCAATTCACAAGTTGATGCCAAGAATGGAAAATTGGAATCTAAGGCATCACTCTCTAGCATACTTCTTAGTCACGGAAAAGATAGCAATTCACAAGTTGAGAGTCCTCAGGCATCACTCTCTAGCATACTTCTTAGTCATACAAAAGATAGCAATTCACAGCTTGAGAGTCTGTTCTCTTCTGATATTCTACTGCCAAGTAAATCCATTAATAAATGCCAGGATTTTCGTACAAATAAGTTGGTTTCTGGTGGATCTGAAAATCAAAGACCTGAAGGGGAAATGATTGGATCCAGCGTGACACAAACTGTTATTCCCAATATGGCTGAATCGTTCACTGGTTCTGGGAACTTTATGGGTTTTGGAGGCACGAAAAGAGTGAATAACCGAGTATCAGAGTTCATTACCAACAAAAAGAAAGATATTTCTATGCGCACTCTCTTTGAGCATTTAGAAGTGCCTGCACGGAAGAATGATACCACAAGATCTGAGATAAAGGAATTAGTTGAGAGGATCAAGGGGCTTGCAGGAGAGCCATCCATTTTAAGACAAAAGGATAATGTTTCTTCTTGTAAGACAGATGAAAATAGTCAGAAGAGCCAATTGGGGTTTCAGTCACTGGCTAGTTTCAACAATTGtgacaagaaagaaagaaagatgtcATCAGATTGCCATGCTGATCATAGAACAAGCAAGAATGACGACCCACTTATGGTACTACCTGTAGGTTCAAGGACTCAGGATGATGCAGGAAATAGTACAGGTTGCAGCAAGCAAAGAGGACATACACAATTTGCTGTTCTGATGGACAAAAAGGAGTTAAAGGAAATACAGAATAAATTCTTGGTAATGGAAGAGCTAGGTCAAAACAAGGCAGTAGTGAAGTTCCTGTCAACAGATGTGCAAGAGAATAATATAGTTAAGGCCTTCCAGCATTGTGGTGATATCTTGAAGGTTGAAATTTGGTCCTCTGAAGAGGATTTCTATAGGTCTGCTACCATCTATTTTAAG ACAAGAGAAGGGTTGCGAAATGCTCTTGAAGAAACTGACATAATGGTGACAAATCGGAATGTCACTGTGGAAGCTGCTGCTTCTGCGGAAGACAAATCATACAGAACCTCCATCCCTAGTTTGATTGGTGACCCAGATGTCCCTGCAGGCTTGGTGAAGAATCCAACGAGGACTATCAAGATAACACAGTTGACCTGCGACATTAGCTCAGATGATGTAATTGCAGCTCTGACATCCTGTGGGAGCAAAGTTACTGGCTTCTTCTTAGGTGCACTTGATTCTGTAGCTTTTGTGGAATTTGAG ACAGAAGATGGCAAAGAAATAGCTCTTGCAAAACATTCTCTTGATGTACTGGGGAAGCGATTACAAATATCTCGAATTGATGCACCAAGAACGACGGCTGTAAGAGTTTTGTACAACCAGAGTGTAAAAGGAAGCAAGATTATTCAAGTGTGCAATTCTCTTGGGAAAACCAGGTTTGTCCGTATGAGAAGCCCAGGCATCATGGATATACACTTCAAGCTTGCAGAGTGGCCAAACATGTTAAAGATCCTAAACAG ACTGAATGCAGTTGCAATAGATGGTCAAACATTGCTAGCTCAGCCTGCAAGTGTCTTCCCTCCGGATATCCTTCAAATTCTATGGAGCCATCCGGAGGAAAGAAAGCATGTAAAGACTGTGGTGCAAAAGCTGCTGCAAGAACTGGGGGAGGATGTAGTACATAAAGTTGGGCTTACTGATCTTGCAGACTTCTATTGA
- the LOC113765819 gene encoding dCTP pyrophosphatase 1-like — protein sequence MGGEDEKVVEQKEMEISLKDLSKKLEEFAQARDWERYHSPRNLLLAMVGEVGELSEIFQWRGEVGKGLPNWEESDKEHLGEELSDVLLYLIRLADICGIDLGDAATKKIVKNAVKYPPKAFGKM from the exons ATGGGCGGAGAAGACGAAAAAGTAGTGGAAcagaaagaaatggaaattaGTCTGAAGGACTTGTCCAAGAAGCTTGAAGAATTTGCCCAGGCTAGAGACTGGGAAAGGTACCATAGTCCCAGGAATTTACTTCTTGCCATG GTTGGTGAAGTAGGAGAGCTATCAGAGATATTCCAATGGAGAGGTGAGGTTGGCAAGGGCTTGCCAAATTGGGAAGAATCTGATAAAGAGCATCTGGGAGAAGAGTTGTCTGATGTGCTGCTGTACCTGATCAGGTTGGCTGATATCTGTGGCATTGATCTAGGTGATGCTGCCACCAAGAAGATTGTGAAGAATGCAGTCAAATACCCTCCCAAAGCCTTCGGAAAAATGTAA
- the LOC113764469 gene encoding glycolipid transfer protein 1-like, translated as MDGTPFTPALEQMNHLKSEQGELLTKPFLDVCRLILPILDKFGAAMTVVKSDVSGNISRLESKYSSNTSRYNYLYSIVQSEVETKSAKASSSCTNGLLWLTRAMDFLVELFQNLARNQDWSTAQACNDSYSKTLKKWHGWLASSSFTVALKLVPDRKKFMEVLGNSENIYSDMEKFCTTFSPILREIHKFLASVGLDSMKSL; from the exons ATGGATGGAACTCCATTTACCCCAGCTCTGGAACAAATGAACCATTTGAAGTCTGAACAAGGGGAATTGCTTACCAAGCCTTTCCTGGATGTCTGCAGACTCATTTTGCCTATTTTAG ATAAATTTGGAGCTGCAATGACTGTGGTGAAATCTGATGTCAGTGGTAATATATCG AGGTTGGAATCAAAATATTCTTCCAATACATCTAGATACAACTACTTGTACAGCATAGTACAATCAGAAGTTGAAACAAAATCTGCCAAGGCTTCATCCAGCTGTACCAATGGCCTTCTTTGGTTGACAAG AGCCATGGATTTCTTAGTGGAGCTCTTTCAAAATCTAGCACGGAATCAAGATTGGTCAACTGCACAAGCTTGCAATGATTCCTACAGCAAGACCTTGAAAAAATGGCATGGCTGGCTGGCTAGTTCAAGTTTTACGGTAGCTCTGAAGCTTGTTCCAGATAGGAAAAAGTTCATGGAGGTGCTAGGAAACTCAGAGAACATCTACAGTGATATGGAAAAATTTTGCACAACTTTTTCACCAATTCTTAGAGAGATCCACAAGTTTTTG GCAAGTGTTGGATTGGACAGTATGAAATCTTTGTAA
- the LOC113765829 gene encoding putative disease resistance protein At1g50180, giving the protein MDESIVSIAVETLWALLKEEAKLLSGVSDRINEVCIEFRRMQCFLQDAEARQHKEQAVRNSIREIRSLAYRAEDVIETYAVDVLSRRGRGFKKACKRFACILTEARALRKIGAEIGNIKAEIAGVASSMQTYGIKAVSQGESSSNAATHEKERWLQ; this is encoded by the coding sequence ATGGACGAATCTATTGTTTCTATCGCCGTAGAAACTCTTTGGGCTTTgttaaaagaagaagcaaagcTGTTATCTGGAGTAAGTGATCGAATCAATGAAGTTTGCATAGAGTTTAGGAGGATGCAATGTTTTCTTCAAGATGCTGAGGCAAGGCAACACAAAGAACAAGCTGTGCGAAATTCGATACGAGAAATCAGAAGTCTTGCTTATAGAGCTGAGGATGTCATTGAGACATATGCTGTTGATGTTTTATCCAGAAGAGGAAGGGGATTCAAAAAAGCTTGTAAAAGATTTGCTTGCATATTGACAGAAGCAAGAGCATTGCGGAAAATTGGTGCTGAGATTGGaaatatcaaagctgaaataGCTGGTGTGGCATCAAGTATGCAAACTTATGGTATAAAAGCAGTCAGTCAGGGAGAAAGCTCTAGTAATGCTGCAACTCATGAAAAAGAGCGATGGCTACAATGA
- the LOC113765830 gene encoding putative disease resistance protein At1g50180: protein MTYAHQVEETFVGMNDDIEKLKYLVVNEHTHHQVVSIWGMGGSGKTTVARKIYNHAGIRRQFEAFAWVCITQQGQVRKVLEEILQQLYLDPEKKKNVNVADRELMELYKEQKEKKCLVVLDDIWSAIDWNCLQPVFPLIKESRSKILLTTRNLEVAQVGRVHELSFLNSNEA from the coding sequence ATGACCTATGCTCACCAGGTTGAAGAAACATTTGTAGGGATGAATGATGATATTGAGAAATTGAAATACCTCGTCGTGAATGAGCATACGCACCATCAAGTTGTTTCGATCTGGGGCATGGGAGGTTCTGGGAAGACCACAGTTGCAAGAAAAATCTACAACCATGCTGGGATTCGACGCCAATTTGAGGCCTTTGCTTGGGTGTGTATAACTCAGCAAGGCCAAGTTAGAAAAGTTTTGGAGGAAATCTTGCAACAGCTGTACTTAGATccagaaaagaagaaaaatgtcaaTGTGGCTGACAGGGAATTGATGGAGCTGTATAAAGAACAAAAGGAGAAGAAATGCTTGGTTGTTCTGGATGACATTTGGAGTGCAATTGATTGGAATTGCCTCCAACCGGTCTTCCCATTGATCAAGGAATCTCGGAGTAAGATTTTGCTTACAACTCGTAACCTAGAAGTAGCTCAAGTTGGACGGGTTCACGAACTCAGTTTTTTGAACAGCAACGAAGCTTAG